The following proteins are co-located in the Acropora palmata chromosome 11, jaAcrPala1.3, whole genome shotgun sequence genome:
- the LOC141858834 gene encoding transient receptor potential cation channel subfamily A member 1-like isoform X3, with translation MASKILTPLHYAAWFNASDAVECLIENGADVESSSAFGQKPLHYVVSRASVELVEKMLTKGKANPNSLDNQKFTPLHLAAQRGRLDILQILLAHGADFRLQNDEGETAIHIAAKEGRNEILKHLLQRATRAGSSCKQLIHSENHEGKNCFQLAVVGGHVEAAMICVEYGADFRRVRSDSLPLHIASSLGDSKMVKFLLSHDYINVHEEDSEGMTPMLRASLAGNVEIIDHLIKKGASILPLPGSTSPSPLMCAVKRGQTNAIMYLLQHGAQMHYRDSFGRTCLHVAADSGIVHTVDLILQIDGMDLINSVDKDRRTPLHYAASKGNPQIVKKLLCARADFNVQDEEEKLPFHLATESGNLECVKLLLEANHESLHSLEYRLRTPIYYAVFEGHVEIVRFLLDQGATVDQRDENHLTPLMIAARVNRYHVLVTLLDYGAKLGALSKNRSTALDVAAHFGNSRIVRELLDRGASATNKSSFGFGCLEAAISGSKEDTCLEIIKHKRWHEAVKVRSSDGFCLMKKLLEKFPEVAKVVMDKCIQTSEHSRTDPNYSKTYSFELLDPVPDEQTNSEGKRYFGPKVMLIQGHKELILHPLTRQLMRVKSDALTMKYIIAGFLFQLFFTINLVVILLCLNAKAIDAQYNTTSFFAKEVCIHDLEPSKTISMVISGIALLSHIYRIYVEKWNYWLDISNILEIGMFVTALIAVSVDSERSKLSFTVLAILLAFLTLLSYQQSMFKAGIYVTMLFEVLRTLIMVIAEFFLLCFGFALVFYTLLSREANASRAGKKFKQGEEEEDDPFGRIDLSLLKVLNMMIGELEYNTFFVDKSLFIPDITRFIFTIFCILMPIVFMNLLIGLAVGDIESIQKNAELRLLAVQIEDVFRFEQRLPKFILRRLHKTSITKYPNKHCTYGWKRGLVRFQKIISGLKDNASLDEVSDDIFEQTADSFFHRLNTLEQKVDKLGANIASQTEMLERVINMLPAVKEAESYDAAHDSLEAKL, from the exons ATGGCAAGCAAAATTCTTACCCCCTTGCATTATGCCGCCTGGTTCAATGCATCTGATGCCGTGGAATGTTTGATTGAAAATGGCGCAGATGTCGAGAGCTCATCTGCTTTTGGACAGAAGCCTCTTCACTACGTTGTGTCAAGAGCCAGTGTAGAGCTCGTGGAG AAAATGCTTACCAAAGGGAAAGCCAACCCCAACAGTCTCGACAATCAGAAATTTACACCACTGCACCTGGCAGCTCAAAGAGGGCGACTTGATATTCTTCAAATTCTC CTGGCACATGGCGCTGATTTTCGTTTGCAAAACGACGAGGGCGAAACAGCGATTCATATCGCAGCCAAAGAAGGAAGGAATGAAATATTGAAACATCTCTTACAACGAG CTACTAGGGCCGGCTCATCCTGTAAGCAACTCATACACAGCGAAAATCACGagggaaaaaattgttttcagttgGCTGTCGTTGGAGGACATGTCGAG GCAGCAATGATTTGTGTGGAGTATGGGGCCGACTTTCGTCGTGTG AGAAGTGACAGCCTTCCATTGCATATTGCAAGTTCCCTTGGGGATTCTAAGATggtcaaatttttgttgtcgCATGACTATATCAATGTTCACGAGGAAGACTCCGAAGGCATGACGCCAATGttgag GGCTTCTTTGGCGGGAAATGTTGAAATCATCGATCATTTAAtcaaaaag GGAGCCTCAATTTTGCCATTACCTGGCTCTACGTCTCCGTCACCTCTCATGTGTGCTGTCAAAAGGGGTCAAACGAACGCCATCATGTATTTACTGCAGCACGGGGCACAAATGCATTATAGGGACTCGTTTGGTAGGACGTGCCTTCATGTTGCGGCCGACAGTGGAATCGTTCACACAGTCGACCTTATCCTTCAG aTTGATGGAATGGATTTAATTAACAGTGTTGACAAAGACAGAAGAACTCCCTTACATTACGCTGCATCTAAAGGAAATCCACAG ATCGTCAAGAAGCTGCTCTGCGCGAGAGCTGATTTTAATGTCcaagatgaagaagaaaaattgcCCTTTCACCTTGCAACCGA GAGTGGAAACCTGGAATGTGTGAAACTGTTGCTGGAGGCCAACCACGAATCTCTCCACAGTTTGGAGTACAGGCTGCGGACACCGATATATTATGCTGTTTTTGAGGGTCACGTGGAAATCGTTAGATTCCTATTGGATCAGGGAGCTACCGTGGACCAGAG GGACGAAAATCACCTGACACCCCTCATGATAGCCGCGCGCGTGAATCGTTATCACGTATTGGTTACACTCTTGGATTATGGAGCAAAACTGGGAGCACTTTCCAAGAATCGA AGCACAGCACTGGATGTGGCAGCGCATTTTGGCAACAGTCGCATAGTTCGCGAGTTGTTGGATCGTGGAGCTAGTGCAACAAACAAGTcttcttttggttttggttgcCTGGAAGCAGCAATTTCAGGTTCAAAGGAAGATACCTGTTTAGAGATCATAAAACACAAACG ctgGCATGAAGCCGTGAAAGTTAGAAGCAGTGATGGATTTTGCTTGATGAAAAAGCTTCTTGAAAAATTTCCTGAGGTGGCGAAG GTTGTTATGGACAAATGTATCCAGACTTCTGAACACAGTAGAACAGATCCCAACTATTCG AAAACCTACAGCTTTGAACTTCTCGATCCAGTCCCTGACGAACAAACCAATTCAGAAGGAAAACGTTACTTTGGCCCGAAG GTAATGTTGATTCAAGGTCACAAAGAATTAATTCTTCATCCCTTGACTCGACAGCTCATGAGAGTAAAAAG TGACGCTCTCACAATGAAGTACATCATCGCTGGCTTcctttttcagttgtttttcacCATAAACCTGGTAGTTATTTTGCTTTGCCTCAATGCTAAAGCCATTGACGCTCAATATAACACAACGTCTTTTTTTGCCAAG GAAGTGTGTATTCACGATTTGGAGCCATCCAAGACAATCTCCATGGTAATCTCAGGAATCGCTTTACTGAGTCACATTTACAGAATATACGTTGAG AAGTGGAATTATTGGCTGGACATCTCTAATATTCTCGAAATCGGAATGTTTGTAACTGCCCTCATTGCTGTCAGTGTTGATAGCGAACGTTCTAAGCTTTCCTTCACCGTTCTTGCGATTCTTTTAGCCTTCCTGACACTCTTGTCCTATCAACAAAG CATGTTCAAAGCTGGTATATACGTCACAATGCTGTTTGAAGTGCTTAGAACTCTGATTATG GTCATTGCAGAATTTTTCCTCCTCTGTTTCGGCTTTGCCTTGGTGTTCTACACGCTTCTCTCACGTGAGGCTAAT GCTTCAAGGGCGGGAAAAAAGTTCAAGCAGGGTGAGGAAGAGGAAGAC GACCCATTTGGCAGAATCGACTTGTCGTTGTTAAAAGTGCTGAACATGATGATTGGAGAACTAGAATACAACACATTTTTTGTTGACAAGAGTTTGTTCATTCCTGATATAACCAGATTTATATTCACTATCTTCTGTATCTTGATGCCGATAGTCTTCATGAATTTATTG ATTGGTTTAGCTGTAGGCGATATCGAATCCATTCAGAAAAACGCAGAATTGAGGCTTCTCGCGGTACAG ATTGAAGACGTCTTTAGATTTGAACAAAGACTTCCAAAATTCATTCTTCGACGACTGCATAAGACAAGCATCACAAAATACCCCAACAAGCACTGCACTTACGGATGGAAGAGAGGACTTGTG AGgtttcaaaaaattatatcTGGACTGAAGGATAACGCATCCCTTGACGAAGTAAGCGACGATATCTTTGAACAAACAGCTGATTCATTCTTTCATCGATTAAACACCTTGGAGCAAAA GGTTGACAAGCTAGGCGCCAACATTGCGTCTCAGACAGAAATGCTGGAAAGAGTCATTAACATGCTGCCTGCAGTGAAAGAAGCGGAAAGCTATGATGCGGCCCATGATTCCCTTGAGGCCAAGTTGTAA